A part of Kryptolebias marmoratus isolate JLee-2015 linkage group LG8, ASM164957v2, whole genome shotgun sequence genomic DNA contains:
- the LOC108233143 gene encoding helicase ARIP4 isoform X2 → MLLLDESESFADQSHSTPFSSENETQGGDPAVWQCTPPQSTSPSAETPAHPPSSQSVSRPHSRPASQSPTPPSAPSGSKKRSSKPSHLRRNIRKLLREHQLDVVTKAAQQEELERRRRLGEQRKKDFNAPLLPECTTGDVAQHVPSSTASVSFQQEVKSTGQEVICLDSSSTSLSEDDSKTNAPASAATEQSQKTDVIDLCTSKDDASAHVCRESTIEEDSEPSGAHANDAQNQPDTRGRVLVNLNHPTSDKNIFLSPQLARVVKPHQIGGIRFLYDNLVESLERFSNSSGFGCILAHSMGLGKTLQVISFIDVLFRHTQAHTVLAIVPVNTLQNWLSEFNIWVPPPEALPPDTDPALVAPRTFKVHILNDEHKNTATRAKVVEEWSRDGGVLLMGYEMYRLLSLKKSFVAGRKKRSKKAAGPDVINLDEEDQQQELLKGVEKALSRPGPDIVICDEGHRIKNCHASTSQALKNIRTHRRVVLTGYPLQNNLIEYWCMVDFVRPNFLGTRQEFSNMFERPILNGQCVDSTPQDVQLMRYRSHVLHSLLEGFVQRRGHDVLRDQLPSKQEHVILVRLSPLQRALYTEFMNRFREAGNTGWLSLNPLKAFCVCCKIWNHPDVLYEALQKENLASEQDLDLDDITSTGHARCPTTTGQKSKNLDNPDPIGGLSLNQLQEKANQVITYEWANEIMCDYKPGVLENSAKMVLLFHLIEESVKKGDKILVFSQSLSTLTVIEDFLAKRPVPPSPNSTSKDRPNQNWVRNLNYYRLDGSTTASERERLINQFNDPTNTSAWVFLLSTRAGCLGVNLIGANRVVVFDASWNPCHDAQAVCRVYRYGQRKPCHIYRLVCDFTLEKKIYDRQISKQGMSDRVVDDLNPVLTFTRREVESLLHFVEEEPDPSQVQLQPNIIKESVLQKALHLYTHLITKQPFPHESLLMDRRELKLSSTEKKAAKKGYEEEKRASVPYTRPSYAHYYPASDQSLTNIPAFSQRNWRPPTRTEEKPAANVRPVQSAPVPMMPRQVSAGSAPDRDSSRSSLGGFNINCLQKAGVFVQKIVTTTDIVIPGTNSSTDAQARIPVGESIHVIRGTKGTYIRTSDGRIFAIRAANKTKTMDESATAPPKDVQAPPQEVSSNQSNGCLSPDSKQQVPSKTVPRPLSPDSPEIIDELQRYTCGAGADAAVESSVNILPSSKLLQTKGGSTGSGFNHHNASDTNVIQPNMDATAAQDLRIGMKRKASTPSLDERASKQPFASKLSSAPLPSQGFPFTRGYGLPPVGLNSAMLGGSLRPPLFMGSGSHYFHPPTTQRGDPSYMYPDLFDMNGTSTAPTPSSSSSSTTPTSSAITSSSSSSASIKATSSLPGALPPFMLNSGVPGMLPPGFPLSYTPSLAGLYSESMLQSGGPGSAATPGAAGASFLSQYHPAAASSSSSSSSSPSSFSPSARSEGQRAPVLVNGRDVSSNNSSDDYDDDDDDDNDDDVIEVKEQ, encoded by the exons ATGCTGCTTCTGGATGAATCTGAGTCCTTTGCAG ATCAGTCCCACAGCACTCCCTTCAGCTCTGAGAATGAGACGCAGGGCGGCGACCCAGCTGTGTGGCAGTGCACCCCGCCCCAATCTACCTCACCTTCGGCGGAGACGCCAGCCCACCCGCCCTCCTCGCAGTCCGTGTCCAGACCCCACTCCAGGCCGGCAAGCCAAAGCCCCACCCCTCCCTCGGCCCCGTCGGGGAGCAAGAAGCGGAGCTCCAAGCCATCGCACCTGAGACGAAACATCAG GAAGTTACTTCGGGAACATCAGTTAGATGTTGTGACCAAAGCCGcccagcaggaggagctggagagacgGCGACGTCTGGGGGAGCAAAGAAAGAAGGATTTTAACGCACCACTGCTGCCTGAATGCACAACAG GTGATGTTGCCCAGCATGTGCCCTCATCAACAGCATCAGTGTCATTCCAGCAAGAAGTGAAGTCCACCGGACAGGAAGTAATCTGTTTGGACTCCAGCAGCACGAGTCTCAGTGAAGACGACAGCAAGACTAACGCACCTGCCTCTGCTGCTACAGAGCAAAGTCAGAAAACAG aTGTCATAGATCTGTGCACAAGTAAAGATGACGCTTCTGCGCACGTCTGCAGAGAGTCCACCATTGAAGAAGACAGCGAGCCGAGCGGTGCACACGCTAACGATGCCCAGAACCAGCCAGACACCCGGGGCAGGGTGCTGGTCAACCTGAACCACCCAacttcagacaaaaacattttcttgtcaCCCCAGCTGGCTCGAGTGGTCAAACCTCACCAG atCGGTGGAATCCGTTTTCTGTACGACAACCTGGTGGAGTCGTTGGAGCGCTTCAGCAACAGCAGCGGGTTCGGATGTATCCTCGCCCACAGCATGGGTCTGGGCAAAACGCTGCAGGTCATCTCCTTCATCGATGTCCTGTTCAGACACACTCAAGCTCACACTGTGCTCGCTATTGTGCCA GTGAATACGTTGCAGAACTGGCTGTCAGAGTTCAACATATGGGTCCCTCCTCCTGAGGCCTTACCTCCAGATACTGATCCTGCCCTGGTGGCCCCTCGCACATTCAAGGTTCACATCCTCAATGATGAACACAA GAACACAGCGACCAGAGCCAAGGTGGTGGAGGAGTGGTCTAGGGATGGTGGGGTGCTGCTGATGGGCTACGAGATGTACCGCCTCCTGTCACTGAAGAAGAGCTTTGTTGCTGGAAGGAAGAAAAGGAGCAAGAAAGCAGCAGGACCTGATGTCATAAATCTGGATGAAGAAGACCAACAGCAGGAACTACTTAAAG gtgttgAGAAAGCCCTGTCTCGACCTGGTCCAGATATTGTGATCTGTGATGAAGGACATCGCATTAAGAACTGCCACGCCAGCACATCTCAGGCTCTGAAGAACATTCGAACACATCGTCGTGTTGTCCTGACCGGCTATCCGCTCCAGAACAATCTGATTGAGTACTGGTGCATGGTCGACTTTGTCCGTCCCAACTTTCTAG GTACACGTCAGGAGTTCAGTAACATGTTTGAACGTCCTATTCTGAATGGACAGTGCGTGGACAGCACACCTCAGGACGTCCAGCTGATGAGGTACAGGAGCCACGTCCTCCACAGCCTGCTGGAGGGCTTCGTGCAGAG GCGTGGCCATGATGTCCTGAGGGACCAGCTGCCCTCCAAGCAGGAACACGTGATCCTTGTGCGTCTGTCTCCCCTGCAGAGGGCGCTCTACACTGAGTTCATGAACCGCTTCAGAGAGGCAGGAAACACTGGCTGGCTCAGCCTCAACCCACTGAAGGCGTTTTGTGTCTGCTGCAAG ATTTGGAACCATCCAGATGTGCTGTATGAGGCCCTGCAGAAGGAGAATCTAGCAAGCGAGCAGGACTTGGACCTTGATGACATCACCTCCACGGGACATGCCCGATGTCCAACCACAACCGGTCAAAAGTCAAAGAACTTGGACAATCCAGATCCCATCGGTGGACTGAGTCTCAACCAACTGCAGGAGAAAGCCAACCAGGTCATCACTTACGAATGG GCAAACGAGATCATGTGTGACTACAAGCCCGGCGTTTTGGAGAACTCAGCAAAAATGGTGCTGCTGTTCCACCTGATAGAAGAAAGTGTCAAGAAAGGAGACAAAATTCTTGTTTTCAG TCAGAGTTTATCTACACTGACTGTGATTGAGGATTTCTTAGCCAAGAGACCAGTTCCTCCTTCACCCAATTCAACCAGCAAAGACAGACCGAACCAGAACTGGGTCCGCAATCTCAACTACTACA GACTGGATGGAAGCACCACAGCTtccgagagagagagactgataAACCAGTTCAATGATCCAACTAACACCTCAGCATGGGTTTTCCTACTGTCAACTAG GGCTGGTTGTCTGGGAGTGAATCTGATCGGGGCAAACCGTGTGGTGGTGTTTGACGCCTCCTGGAATCCCTGCCATGATGCTCAGGCTGTTTGTCGTGTTTACCGCTACGGACAGAGAAAGCCTTGTCACATCTATCGACTGGTGTGCGACTTTACTCTGGAGAAGAAAATCTACGATCGCCAGATCTCCAAACAGGGCATGTCAG ATCGTGTGGTGGACGATTTGAACCCTGTCCTGACCTTCACCAGGAGGGAAGTCGAATCTCTTCTTCATTTTGTGGAGGAAGAACCAGACCCATCCCAGGTCCAGCTGCAGCCCAACATCATCAAGGAGAGCGTGCTGCAGAAGGCTCTGCACCTCTACACTCACCTGATTACCAAG caACCCTTCCCCCACGAGTCCCTGCTGATGGACCGCAGAGAGCTGAAGCTGAGCAGCACTGAGAAAAAAGCTGCTAAGAAGGGTTACGAGGAGGAGAAAAGGGCCTCGGTGCCATACACCCGGCCATCCTACGCTCACTATTACCCCGCCAGTGACCAGAGCCTCACCAACATCCCTGCCTTCAGCCAGAGAAACTG GCGCCCTCCCACTCGCACTGAGGAGAAACCAGCGGCAAATGTCCGACCAGTTCAATCAGCACCAGTTCCCATGATGCCTCGCCAGGTGTCCGCGGGTTCTGCTCCGGACCGTGACTCCTCAAGATCCAGCCTCGGAGGGTTCAACATCAACTGCCTGCAAAAAGCCGGAGTGTTTGTACAGAAAATTGTAACTACTACCG ACATTGTGATTCCAGGAACCAACAGCTCAACAGATGCTCAGGCCAGAATCCCAGTGGGAGAAAGTATTCATGTCATCAGGGGCACAAAAG GAACGTATATCAGAACATCAGATGGTCGAATCTTTGCCATCAGAGCAGCTAATAAGACCAAAACCATGGATGAGAGTGCAACAGCACCACCCAAAG atgtgCAAGCCCCACCTCAGGAGGTTTCATCCAATCAAAGTAATGGCTGCCTCTCACCAGACAGCAAGCAACAGGTACCCTCCAAGACTGTGCCCCGCCCTCTTTCGCCCGACAGCCCAGAGATCATTGATGAGTTGCAGCGCTACACGTGTGGCGCCGGAGCTGATGCCGCGGTGGAGAGCAGCGTGAACATCCTGCCTTCCAGCAAACTGCTGCAGACTAAAGGCGGGAGCACTGGGAGTGGCTTTAACCACCACAATGCCTCTGATACTAATGTAATCCAGCCCAACATGGACGCCACTGCTGCTCAGGACTTGAGAATAGGCATGAAGCGCAAAGCGTCCACCCCGTCCCTGGATGAACGGGCGAGCAAGCAGCCCTTTGCAAGCAAACTCTCCTCAGCCCCTCTGCCCTCACAGGGCTTCCCTTTCACAAGGGGCTATGGCCTCCCCCCAGTGGGTCTCAACTCTGCCATGCTGGGTGGTTCACTGAGGCCTCCACTTTTCATGGGTTCAGGCTCACACTACTTCCATCCACCCACCACTCAACGGGGTGACCCCAGCTACATGTACCCAGATCTGTTTGACATGAATGGAACAAGCACTGCCCCcactccctcttcctcctcctcttcaacAACACCCACCAGCTCTGCCATCacatcttcctcctcatcttccgCATCAATCAAAGCCACCAGTTCACTTCCAGGAGCCCTGCCGCCGTTCATGCTGAACTCCGGCGTGCCTGGGATGCTCCCGCCGGGCTTCCCCCTCTCATACACTCCCTCTCTGGCCGGCCTTTACTCCGAATCGATGCTACAGAGCGGCGGGCCAGGTTCCGCTGCCACTCCGGGAGCAGCTGGGGCCAGCTTCTTGTCCCAGTACCATCCAGCTGCTGCCTCtagctcctcctcatcatcatcctctccctcctccttctcccctTCAGCACGATCTGAGGGTCAGCGAGCCCCGGTTCTGGTGAATGGCAGGGATGttagcagcaacaacagctctgatgattatgatgatgatgatgatgatgataatgatgatgatgtaatTGAGGTGAAGGAACagtaa